Part of the Dehalococcoidales bacterium genome is shown below.
ACCGAATACGCTTCAGTCTCAAGTCCGGCATGACTGTATACGAAGGGAAAACGATCTTCTGGTGCGAGTGCGCAGCCAAGAATACTTCGGCATGGACACCCCTTTTCATGTCCTCCAACGTGTTGGCTTTGCCGCCCATCCTCCGAGATCCGGTAAAGCCATGCAGCATAAATACAGTGTAGACGTTTCTGTTTCTCTCCCCCTTGGCCCGGTCATACCCGACGGATAAGAACATATAGATCCCGTCAGGGTCGTAAACGCTTGGTATTCCAAGCATGGAAGTCAGGTATTCGCCGACGTATTCGTCGGTTTGGCGGGTGCTTCGCGCCTCGTGATTTCCGTCTAGATAGGCGAGGATCTTCCCGGCCCGGGCCAGAGGTTCTAGGAATTTCAAAGCAAGCTCCTTCTGCTGCTTCGGCCTCAAAGATCCGTACGTATCACCAATGCTGTCAGTTATGGCATTGTCTATTACGTCACCCAAGATCACGCAATACGCTTCAGGACGATCCAAGATCCATTGCCTGTAGCCTAGGAATTTGTCTTCGTTGAATTCTGCTCCAATGTGTAAGTCAGATAGGGGTATGAGATACGCTTTTTCGGTTTCCATGCCTAAGTCATGCTTGATAACCTTGAGCTTCGGGAGTTCCAAGTGTCACCCCCTTCTCCCCTGCCTAAAGGGGCGCCCCCCTTATGCCTAATAACCTTTAAATTGCTTGCACGAAAGGAAGTTCTTTGCACTGAAAACCCGCCGCCTGCTTATGCCCCCCGCCGCCGTATTTTTTAGCAATTTCCGAACAATCAATGTCTTTTGTGGTGTAAATAGAAACCGTCCATTGCTTGCCGTCAAAATAAAATGGGAGCATTAAGTCGTAGTCCTCTTGGACTGAATCAAATAGCTGGGAATTGACAAGCCCGGCGTTACAGGCAACGGCCTTGTGCCCTTCAAATTCCGTGAAAAAGGCGAGTGACTTAATCAAGTCTTTGTAATAATTGGTGCGGTAAAGTACGGCGATCTCGCCATCTTTGATAAGACTACGGATACTGCTTGCGGAGTTTAGCCAGTTAATCCAATTATCATCTCCCGGCCTTGTTTCGTATAAACGGATTCCTGCTTGCAGATTCCGGGTATCATCTCCAAATTTAAACTTCCAAATATCATAATCCCCTATCAGATCTACAATAAAGGGCATTATTCCATCCGGGTAAAAATAATCCCAAGTTAAAACGCACCCCGCCACGCCATCTTTTCTAATTCCCGCTATATCCAGATCGCCATGCCGTTCAATGGCTGTTTTGTGATGGTCAATCCAAACTAAGTTGTCGGTTATTTGAAGCAGTTTTTCAAATTCGCCCGGTTTCTGAAGTGAAAAGTCCACAATTACGACCGTTTCGCCCGGTTTTATTCTGGAAAAGGGAAAATCATCTTTATAGTCAATGGAAATAAATTCGCACTCTTCCCCCGTTGCCTTGGTAAAATCCCTATCCCGCTTGTAAAATTTATAAACTATCGCCCCGGCACACTTTCCGTCCATATCATTGTGATAAAAACATTTCATTTTCAATACCCCCTGCCTTGAATTTGGTATGTCAACCGCCTTGGCGGGTATTCGCGGGGGGCTTTCGCCCCCTTGCTCCGGCGTCACTTGGACGCTGGGAGCCACCACACTCTTGCTAAGTTTTCGCGGGCGGGCCGGGGACTTCCACCACCGGCACGACAACTTTCTCACATCTACGCTTTTATTGCGCGATTTCGTATCTGCCACAAAGCACGTTGCGTCTTGTCTTCCGCCACCGCCCGCAAATATTTACCCATTCACCCATTTTACAGTGTCATCCCCACGTTTTAATTTCCGAAAAGTGCGTAATTCTTCCTTGGTATACCGCTCCTCAAAAATGAGAACAAACCACAGTATTTTAACCCCCCAGTATCTGTGTTGCAGGTCATTGCTGCTATCTATACAGAATGGATGTCTTAATGAAAGGGTTTTAAATATAACTCGTATCCTGCTTTTCTTAAAGTCATTTGTAGCTCGAATAACACTGCCTTCATCATAATGAATAAATGTTCTTTTGGGGGACACGGTAGAAATTCTCATGCTTCTCCCCCTGCCTTTTTTGAATTTTCTCGCGCGACCCCCCGTGAACCCGCACCGCTTGCCCTACTCTAGCGGCCCTCTAATGGCCCCTGGTGGTAATACCCCAACCCGTTCTGCAAGGAAAATATCACAACGTCACCGGAGGAAAACTGAAGACCCACGTAGCTCCCGGTTCGCTCCACGCTCTCTAAAGTCACCCTTTTGTTGAAAATGGCCCCGAGTAAATTAAACATTTGACGGCCTCCTTTTTATCACTTCCTTTCCGGTAGTCCGGTTATATATCCCTAGTGGGCGAACCCCATTTTAGGCCCGTGAATAAAGGACTGTTTAATACTGGAAAGAAGAGATCGGCATCCTCTTAACCCAGTTCACACCCCCAAACAGCATAATTCCGGGCATTTCCGCCACCCCGGAACACAAAATACGGCGAAAACAAAAGAAAAACGAAGGAAAGGGGGCGGGTTGTATAGGTAGTTGCGAATAAAGGGGAAACACCTACTTGCCCCTCATGGGGAATAACACAACCCCACCGTCTCGCTATACAAGGCAACTATATACGGTTCTCCTGCCAACTAACCCCGGCTTTTAATAAATTGGTCACCACGAATAACCCGCCTTTTTGGCAATTCGGTACGGATCTACCTAGAATTATATTAGCGCATGGGGGTGCCCCCCCGACAGTACCATCCCCCCGGGGGGTGTATGCCCCCCCTCCACCCGGCTGACAGGGGGGGTGCCTCTAAGATCTGACCCCCCTGCCTACTTTCCAGGGCAGTTACCCCCGGTATACCCCGGTATAGTACCGCTAATATAGGAAAGCGGAACTGTATCAGTCCGGATCGCCCTCCACCTGGGGTGGGCGTACCACGATCACGGGGGAGTCTACGCTGATCTGGAGCTGATCCGTCCAGCCGGCGTTTTTCAGCCAGAAAATAGACCCCGCCGGGTGGCCCTTTCCCCGCCGCAGATCGCCTTCCACGTCTGCCTCTATGCGCGCCCGGGCACTTTTTAGGACGTCTGAATACGCCTGGATCTGGGCTGCATCGTCCCCCGGCTGAAAGTCTCCATCCCCCCCGTACTGTATCAGCTCCTGCCTGGTCATCCCCAGGTGCACGGCCAGGCCGGTGACTGTATATGGCTCAGGGTCTGGCTTCCCCTCCCGGTCCACGTGCTCATCGCACGCCCGGAAATACTCCTCTATCGCCGCCTGCATCAGCTCCGGTGTCTTCCACTTCCGGGGCCGTCCTCCACGTCCTGGCACGGTCATGCTCTCACCCCCCTCTCTCTCATGTCCTGCCTGTCCCCCTGCTCCGTGTCTCCTGCTGCCTGCCGGGTGGTCCTC
Proteins encoded:
- a CDS encoding DHHA1 domain-containing protein encodes the protein MTPEQGGESPPRIPAKAVDIPNSRQGVLKMKCFYHNDMDGKCAGAIVYKFYKRDRDFTKATGEECEFISIDYKDDFPFSRIKPGETVVIVDFSLQKPGEFEKLLQITDNLVWIDHHKTAIERHGDLDIAGIRKDGVAGCVLTWDYFYPDGIMPFIVDLIGDYDIWKFKFGDDTRNLQAGIRLYETRPGDDNWINWLNSASSIRSLIKDGEIAVLYRTNYYKDLIKSLAFFTEFEGHKAVACNAGLVNSQLFDSVQEDYDLMLPFYFDGKQWTVSIYTTKDIDCSEIAKKYGGGGHKQAAGFQCKELPFVQAI
- a CDS encoding terminase small subunit — encoded protein: MTVPGRGGRPRKWKTPELMQAAIEEYFRACDEHVDREGKPDPEPYTVTGLAVHLGMTRQELIQYGGDGDFQPGDDAAQIQAYSDVLKSARARIEADVEGDLRRGKGHPAGSIFWLKNAGWTDQLQISVDSPVIVVRPPQVEGDPD